From the genome of Vigna angularis cultivar LongXiaoDou No.4 chromosome 11, ASM1680809v1, whole genome shotgun sequence, one region includes:
- the LOC128194651 gene encoding uncharacterized protein LOC128194651 encodes MTLQLADRSLKYPYGVAEDVIVKTARVLIDVENGKLKVRVQDEEVNFDVFEAMAHLKDDKECFHLDTLDKICMIQEKKASDIFLLEETLVDTCEELYEKEEELINECLDDLKEVPLHKMEEINTEEKVKESKLELKMLPPHLKYAFLEERENKPVIISNSLSPKEEERLVEILKANIGAIGWSISDLKGISPTYCMHKIFMEDDYKLVAQPQRRLNLMIKEEVRKEVLKLLEVGIIYPISDSAWVSLVEVVPKKGGMIVIYNDKNELIPTRNVTGWRICIDYRKLKNATRKDHFPLPFMDQMLERLVGQAFYYFMDGYSGYNKIVVDPKDKEKTTFTCLFGVFAYRKMSFGLCNASATFHRCTQSNLVLNWEKCHFMVTKGIVLGHKISSMGIEVDREKVEVIEKLPPPTNVKGFRSFLGQGTQALWCETQASYTLSSTDKWAS; translated from the exons actgcaagagttttgattgatgtggAAAATGGCAAACTGAAGGTGAGAgtgcaagatgaagaagtaaattttgatgtttttgaagCTATGGCTCACCTAAAGGATGACAAGGAGTGTTTCCATCTTGACACTCTTGACAAAATTTGCATGATACAAGAGAAGAAAGCAagtgatatttttcttttagaggAGACGCTAGTTGACACTTGTGAAGAATTGtatgagaaagaagaagaattgattAATGAGTGCTTGGATGATTTGAAAGAAGTCCCTTTGCATAAGATGGAAGAGATCAACACAGAAGAAAAAGTCAAGGAAAGCAAATTGGAGTTGAAGATGTTACCACCACACTTAAAGTATGCGTTCTTAGAAGAAAGGGAGAATAAACCAGTTATCATCAGTAATTCTCTCtctcccaaagaagaagaaaggttggTTGAGATACTAAAAGCCAACATAGGAGCTATTGGATGGTCAATCTCAGATCTCAAAGGCATAAGTCCgacttattgcatgcacaaaatttttatggaagatgatTACAAACTAgttgctcaaccacagagaaggttaaatctaATGATTAAGGAGGAGGTGAGAAAAGAAGTGCTAAAGTTACTTGAGGTTGGTATTATTTATCCTATTTCTGACAGTGCATGGGTAAGCCTAGTAGAGGTGgtaccaaagaaaggtgggatgatagttatttataatgataaaaatgagcTCATACCTACAAGGAATGTTACTGGATGGAGGATATGTATTGACTATAGGAAGTTGAAAAATGctactaggaaggatcattttccccttcctttcatggatcaaatGCTGGAGAGATTGGTAGGTCAGGCTTTCTATTACTTTAtggatggatattctggatataataaaattgtggTTGATCCAAAGGACAAGGAGAAGACAACCTTCACTTGTCTATTTGGAGTTTTTGCTTATAGAAAAATGTCGTTTGGGTTATGCAATGCTTCAGCTACTTTTCacag ATGCACCCAATCCAATCTTGTTCTCAATTGGGAAAAATGTCACTTTATGGTAACGAAAGGGATTGTTTTGGGTCATAAAATTTCTTCCATGGGAATTGAGGTTGATAGAGAaaaagtggaagtcattgaaaaACTCCCACCACCAACCAATGTGAAGGGATTCAGAAGCTTTTTGGGTCAAGGTACTCAAGCACTATGGTGTGAGACACAAGCTAGctacaccttatcatccacagacaAATGGGCAAGCTGA